Part of the Ornithodoros turicata isolate Travis chromosome 6, ASM3712646v1, whole genome shotgun sequence genome, TTCTTCGCAGGTCTGTGAGAGAAAACATGGCATGTCTCATGTGGCACTCTGCAAACTGTCAGACGAAAGATCAACAAGAACGCAGCGGAGATCTCGTCCTTGCCGGGAAGTCATTCCTGGACAGGGTCTGTGATCTCGACAGAGGTAACACTTTCATTCCCAATCTTAACATTGCCACAAAATGCAAGCGTTCCTGCTTTGCAAGCCTATACAAGAACGATAAGCAGCTAGCAAGCTGCGGACCAATCGAACATTTCACCAGAACTTCCATTCGGGGTACGTAACATAAAAAAGAGGTACACGCGTCCTGAGTCGCGatcgattctttttttttttttttagtgtgtgtgtgtgtgtgtgtgtgtgtgtgtgcattggaACAGCGCACTCAAATACGTACACTGAAAATGCTAAGCTCGATGTGACAGGGCACGTGCTCAGGCTGAtccttcgggggggggggggacataggtttattgcaaaacaaaacaaaaaacacgaaagaggggaaaggttagcctggctccagcagccgacttgctattcccgcttacaaaaaggaaaaggatcCTTCGGGGTCATCTAATGTATCGCGTGTAATAAGGCAAGGTGCTACACCccagcggtgaaacacctcCCCTCATATGATCGTCTACGAGCCCAAGGAATCAGATCGAATTTCTAAAGCCAAGGTGTATTTGTGAAATGCTATGAAGACTGAACAAGACGAAGTACATTCAAGAACTTCGCAAGGCACGACTCTCTCAAGGCGTCTGagtctcccagatgctgtcactgcgttGCTCTAGCAGatttagagcacattcttcttcattgcccacgctaccagccttcccgaaccgcactctccgggtctcttaaccagctggactctcgcccacTCTCTTTcactcaaaattgcttggtccctggccaaatccggcCCATCAACGctgtgccctcaaagctctcttgacatttttggacaccacaggacttcgaacCTTGtagtgaaggggctcattatttcattccccgcatcaccatcagcaatggggtagagtatcgccccggccgatgaaactcccaattcatcatcttaaaaagaaaggtgttgttgttgttgtttgttcaaACAGAGCGGTTTCACAAGCACAGAACGAAACTTCTAGTTTCACGAACAAAGCAAAATCTGCGTAAAAATAGCTCCACGGAGCGTCACGTTGATTACCATGTCGCGCGCACGCGCGTCGCCTCGTCGTATAAGGTCCCCCTGCGGTTCCTGTTCTTGACAGGTTTAAGTCAGGGAGGCCAACATCATGTAAGACGCAGGAGAAGCTGTGGAGAAAGGCGTTCTATTTTACCGCTTCGTAAACGTAGCGCAAACGGGCTATTCGACTAACCATAAGAGGCGTGTTCGAGAGGACTGGCGTAAACATGACATAGGCAGCATATCCTCGAGTTTGTGGTGGAGACAAGGGAACGAACAGGCAGACGCACAACACAGGAACACATGACTTTGCAATGAACCTTTTTCATAACGGCTTATGCGCGTGCGCGTGACCTTGAGGCatcggagagggttatctccgtcttcattagatggcgcagtatggggacgacagaggtggggaccagtggggagaccgcacgaacggcgcgagctcgtcggtcccacaccggaccggttttggtccttcgTACTAGCCACgcggatttgttttgacgcgctccgAGCGTGGTTCCCTGGGCAGCCGCTAGGATAccacgcgtatgtgaaaaaggtacATGGTGTGCGGTCGCATGTGGGTACGAAATTCCATTTTCTATACCCTCAAACATAGTAGAAAATGAAAACTTTGGTGATTGGTAGAAAAAGACGTGCGGAGGAACTGCGTATATCGACTAATCTATCGACTGATTTTGTAGGATGGCGTGTGAGCCGCTGCTACCAGTATGACGACATCAAGAAGTGCGAAGCCAGCTTCGTGGGTGGAGGCAAGGGACTCGTGGCGTCAGACGCCTGCAGGTATGAACCACAGATATGCAGTGATCTCTTCATTGTGGGCTTCATGTCATATCAATTAAGGACAAGGATGTAATACCGTTATTCAGCCATCATGCCATCCACCCCTCATAGATAGTTCGCTTACTCGATGACAATGCACATCCACCCCTCATCATTTGATGTATACATCATACTAACCATGAGTGCCCTGTGGTAGTGAGACACAAATTAAGCGTAAATTTTCCTCGCTCGTCGTTGCTGCATGTATTCATTGTTGGACTAGTATATAGTACGCGAAACGAAGTGCCATAACATTGTGGTCATCAGCTCCTGTCCAGAAGGGTGTACTAGTGTCTCATTATACCCTATGTGACAATTAATGCGAGTCGTAGGCAGGGAAACCTTCCCCAAACCAATGCAGAAGTCTAACCTAGcccatttttgttttcttgtgctTTCTACTTTCCTGTTGACAAATACTTGAAATGCCACCACAagctaaatctcgtgtcttcagaatgttGCCGGATTTATGCCATTGTAATCCACGCGTCTGCCACTGCATTCTCCCAAAACATTGATTCTCTACGTGAGACGGAAGCAGCATAAAATAAATTTCTGGTTctgagaagtatgacgtcatagaATGCGCGATCTGTAATGCGTCTGGCAACACTGCATCCAGAAGGTCTATTTCCGTCccctcaccacagctgctggcagacCTCCAACGTTGAGTGAAAAGGGAAGACGCTGGCGCTGTTGCCAGGAGAGAGATGCCGGAGTTCTCGATGACGTCACCttctcttggagaatccgaaactatgaaactcgaaaattcgtggaacaGCGTAATGTTCGCTGACGACGTTTacattttgagtactgagtggTCGAGAAAGGTTGATTTATAATACAAAATGCAAAAATGGGCAATTAGCTTCCCTACCTTCAAATGAAATAAAGACAGACCACTCGTGTCGTGGCCACTGTTAACCAATCTTCCGTTTCCGTGGCCTCGCTCCGATTAGCGCCAGACTACTGGAGAACAGTGGAAATAGCAACGGACCCGGCGACCGTCACTTTGGAGGTGGTCGGTTGCAGGTGTGGTATCGTTTATTGACAACACCTGTATAGGAACAATGGCCCAAGCGCAATGAAAGAGGCcccagcccaagcagcacaatgtactgaaagtcgagtgcaatggggggtggacggtatgcttcttatcaatgttctttagtttaaCGGGTCTGttgaaggccttccacctacctgtCCACCCCCATTGGACTCGACTTTcactacattgtgctgcttgagaaGAAATCATTCCGGCAAGTCTAAGATAAGCAGTCTTCTTTCTTTTGCTTCAGCCTCGTgatacaggttgggacaaaagtttacggaacacgcgagcggcgtacttttcctttggtacgacaccctagcggccgccggaatcgggtgagttcactgtttcgaaGGGCTGTAAGGGTGCGGTGTTAGCGAcccacagcggtagcttccacttcccttACACACCTAAACGACACCGGAcctaccactgtgtgtcgctaacagcgcacccttccatccctccgaaacagttaactcacccgcttccggcggctgctagggtgtcacaccgaagaaaaagtaagctgctcgcgtgttccgtaaacttttgtcccaacctgtaccatgCTAAGCGTTCAGTGATACCATGCTAAGACCTGGCCACCCACAAAATGACAATCTACTGATCCAATGCTGTTTTCACTGTTCCCCGATAGTCGAGCACTTATCGGAGCGAGGCCACGGAAACGGGAGATTTCTTAACAGTGGCCACGACAGTACCTGTAGCAGCCAAGGATCGCTAACGCGAGGCAACGAAGGAACCACCTTATGTGTGCAGCGGAAGTCCCGTCCCCTGCTAGAAAAATGATCCGCGCTCACACCAACTACCCGAATCCGTAGAACTGTCATCCAATGTGTTACCGCAGAGGGCCGCTCTGTGGAACTAAGCATAATCACGGGTTCTTGCACATACCAGATGTTTCATTGGCTATACTTTCGTTCCACGCTTCGTCAACTTCTTGGGTGACCAATAAAGGTTGCTTTTCTGCCACAGACTCTTCATAGCGTACAGGACCTGCGTCAAAGACGTCGTGAGCCGGAGGTGTTCCCGCGAAGACGAACAACAACTGCCTTCGTACCTGATCGACCGTGCCCGGGAACTgtcgtggcagtgtggtggAACCGTCAGCGAAGCACGAGACATCCACAGCGTGTACCGTGCCTCAGGGCCAGCAGCATACGCTCCCTACACGCAAGGTGACGCATCACACAACCTTTTCCCGTTACACATAACAACCACATTGTATTTTAACCTTGAAATTCAGACGCACGCATACAATACTGCACGTCAAACGAGAGAACATCACGCACCGACTCAAAATGACGCAGGAGTGTAGCTTATGAACAGGAACGATTGGAACGATGGGTAACGTCAGTAACAAGTTTCGCGCCATAGCCACGATATCGTAGCAGATAAGATTGCGTATGGCGCAGGTGATGATTTGACGCAGCAAGCGACGGAAGAGAAAGGTCACCATACTCAGTCTTCCCTAGGCAACTACGAAAATATGATTCCGCTCTATTAGGAACCAAAAGCCACATGCGCTGCTCTTGTGCCCTGACCTGCTTGTGCTACAACGCACCCATGCCGAAGCGACGGCTCGATCTTTCCGCTGTCGATTTGGGCGACAGCGTTGCAGACTGTAGAGAGTTTTAACAAATCGGATCTGGCAGCTCCCGATCGTTAAAAAATACGGTGAATTGGAACCGAAGGGAACGCCAGCACAAACTTACCAAACCCGGAGTGAACCGGAGACCCGCTCGGTGCCCGACGATGCCGTAAGTTCTGCCAGTGCACAGCCATCACGGCCATTTTtttagaggaagaagaagatagCCATTCGGAAGTAGTAGTTCTGCggctgtccacattttcaccatagggctgttgcagcacagtttgcacagcgccatttcgggcccaagcggccacggatctAGGGAGTAGTAGGGCTAGGGAGTTTCAGCAGCGGATTCtgcgtggtgtttcaagcggCATGCACCAAGgagagctacaaaacctgtaggaaatccacagacaaagcggtgcatcttgccaagtgcgaacaactcgagaccatgtAATTGAGAGTGgtacgtcgtctgctaaactagcgcgcgttgcatattttggcGTACGGCACAGCCATGATGAGATTTTCCAACCGTAAGCGTGTCTGGTAATGGCGACTATCGAGCGTAGCTCCGGAGAGGTACCGTGCCATTCACGTCCTCTGAGCATGCGCAGTTGCGTAACCGCGCCGACGGTAACCTACCGTGCGGGAGAACgtggtttgctaaaactctctagtatATTTGCCGTGATCATTAATCTCGTTAACGAACATTCAGTTAACACGAGGATGTAAAGTTACTCGCATCTGACTTTAATTTACTCGTAGATCGCATTGGAAACGAACATGTAGTACATTCCAGCATGTCGTTTCCGAACCAGGACATTTCGGTTCTTGTCGTTAGAACTGTTGGAACGTTTACCTTCGCCGCCAAAGTTGACTTAACAACTGCATACCCGCCTAAAAGAAAGTGGCCATCTACTGAGTTTCAATATCGCCGTTGCTAGATGTTACCTATCTGTCACCTTTTTATTAAAGCACCATTCACTGTCAACTAATGGACATGCATTAACCAGCATGAATACCTATATGTGTTACCATCTCTGCACGGTTCTCTCATTATCTTTGGCTTGACACCTACGCGGGTGTAAACTCCTTTCATCCGTCTTCCTCATCATCTTTACCATCTCTTTCGCCTGGTCTCTCATCACCATCTTGCACCGTCGTAGCACTGTGTATGTCCTCCTACTTGCACAGGCTATCCACGGGCCACCGTCTCTCCTGGGGTGCCTCGATATCACAACTTTTCCTTTGTCGACTCTCCTTCCTACGCCTACACGCCGCCTCCTGCACCTGTCAGGTCACGTGATGGTATGTTGCACTCCTATGCTTCCTTTCGCTAACCACTAAGCACAGTCAAAAGAGGTAAGTGTAAGCACACGGTCTTCAATGAGCAGGTTGTCGAGAACACAACAGAAGCCAGAACAACACATGCTAGCAATGTCCCTGTAGTGCATAGCCCTGCTTCAAGCGTAGAAGCTGGAAAACTGTTACGAAAAGGTTGTCAGCAGGACTTAAGAACAGGGAGGTCATGGGAGCAATAGAAGCGGACCTATGACGACACGCAGATGCATGCAGATTGAACTGTGTTCCGAGTCTTGCCGACGGGTTTCCTATATACACTCCTCCTATTGTAATGTTCCGGTATACTGCTCACTAGGGCACTAAGGTTCACTGGGTGCTGTGCCTGGTCCTTTTCGATCTTCAGTATGTTAAACACCAATGTCGAAGCAGCAACCCAAGTTCCactaaaatatattttttgtatcTCACACACAGTCATATCCTTCCTTTACACTGCAGGCTAACACCCATACCAGGACCTAACCACCATAGGAAGGTGTTTTTTTAATGTGTTTGAAACTGTAGCTTGATTTCACTATAGATTTCCTTTACGCAGATTCATACTGCATGGTTCGAGCTAGCGATGCCCTTCAAGAATGTTCCAGGGACCACCAGAGGCGACAGTACAATGCCAGAAAGTACTACTCCGACGACAGAGTACGCGAAATGTGCTGGTAAGTGTCAAATAACTAAGTAAAACGAATTCAATCGCATAGTATTGCATTTCATTGCCGAAGTACATAGTGGAAGACCATGCTGCTTTTAATTTTGATGCTGACGGGAGGCATACCGCCTTCCGTGTGGATACCGTATCAAACGAGACAGTATATCGTCCTTTGCATCGCAAATCTTCCCCTAACAGATTTGCGGCTCGTGATTTCTCTATCCATTCACAGAAACATACCAACAGGAAGACAAAGTAACATACCATCCTAGTTACATGAAACTCTGATGCGCTGACCTTTCTATTTCTCACAGCGCTACAGTTGAATATCGCGAATGCATCAAGCTGGTGTTGCACGACAAGTGCCGGGACGCTGGTAGCTCCGTTGTGGACAGCATCATCTACCAGCAGACCAGGGAACTGGACTACGAATGCCGAGATTTCAACGCATATCGctgtgccggctgtgccgtGCACGTTGCCAAGACAACCATATTACTGTGCCTCCTGGCAGTCTTCAGCAAGTTCTACCCTAGAAGCTGAACAGCGGGCATTTATGCCTGTTCAAAAATGACGTCTCAGAACTTCTTCCGCAGAAGTGGACTGTGAACTGTGATTGGCTTAGAGCATGCCTTTCGACTGAATTCAAGTGGCTTAATTCTTACATCACAGTGTTCGAAAAGATGCCATAGCAATTGGTACATTGCCATGCCGTCTTGCTCATGACCCTAACTGCTTCCCACCAGTGTATTAATATCTCCGTCATCTTGAAAGATGTACAGTGCCGTTTAAGTTATGAGAAGAGGGTGTGTTAAGTACTTCTGCAATACCGAGACTTGGTGAGTGTCAAAAAGAGATGACATATCCAAAAATATTCCAACATACCTTTACCCGATAACCTAAATTTAACCGAGAGTATGGTATggatgcaggccagctggtgcaGGACAAACTCCATGAtgtgaaaagcctgagtctgggcaatAACTAGAGGGACAGAACAAACACAGTCCTGTCCGTCTAGTTGTTGCCCTTGAGAGGCTTTTCACACCAAGGAACCTAAatttgtccttttttttctctctctctcaggcTGTGGCTCGTCTGCACTGTGATATAAGTCTCCCAGGTGGAGTAGCATTGCATGTGTAACGGACACATAACATTTGCACATGCGCTTGCCTTGAGACCAGACGCTATGGTAGTTTATGAGCATATGAATTTTTAGGAGTCTGAAATGCATGCACATGGCATGCCTCTAAGTGCCAGCGATATTGCCAGGGTTATGATATCTGCAAGAAATCCGTGTGTATCTGAAGCTATATTTTCCTTGTGGTCACACGCACTGTACAAataagcacacgcatgcacctCCACATACTCATCTGCAAGTTACTGACATCGTGCGTTCTACTATTAACTGAATAACGTCTTTATGCATCCCTATCACGCGTTAATTATGTCGAATCATAACAGCTGATGGTCTGCCAACACCTAGTATtgtttttagtccgtccaactccaacaccTAGTGGAAGTACCTTACTCCCATATAGTCAGGAGAACTGACGTCGTGATAAAGAATCACGCCAGCAAACGAAACCAACTGCAAAATCGCGCCTTGTAGATCGCCCCTGATGTCCCATTTTGCCACTCGGTGTTCCCGGCTTTCGATGACTTATAACGATGATTCTGCAACGCGACCTCCTGAGCCATTGCAGAAATATTTTTACAGGTCACATACGTTCACCATGCCTAAGATTCAGCACGCTCGTGTATGCAGCATACCCTTGCCTATCTGCCACGCCAAGATAAGGGGACCGACCTCCACACATTTCCGCTGTCATGAGTTTGtacagtcccaagcagcacaatgtattgaaagtcgagtgctataggggtggacgggtaggtggaaggccttgaacacgctcttgcaactaaagaacattgataagacacataccgaccacccctattgcactcgactttcggtacattgtgctgcttggggtgcaATGCTAACACGTAAGAACGTTTCTCTTCACAGCACAACGCGGTAACCCATTTCTTACAATAGCTGGTTGTGCAACTGAAGATTACATTTTCTCTTATTTTTGATGCATGTGAAGTCAAGTGTCAAGCTATCAGTACCAGTCACCTTCATTTTACGCGTGCCAGTTATTGCATTGAGATCGTCATTGTATGTTTCTGTTTGGTCCAAAATAAAGCGACGACACACTGTTCTCTTGAGAGCAGCTCTTGATTTAGTTTCTGTGTGCTACGGGGTACTAACGCAAATGTGCAGCTCTGATCCAAAAATTGTTGTGCCTCATTACAGCGACCTTGAGAAATGTGTGATATTGTCTTTCGTTTTGCTATACGAAGTAAGAAATGTGCTGCCGAACCATTTACAAACAAATATGACCGTATTTTCTTCAAGTTGATACTTCATGATCTTCCAAATACACTGTCCGGCTCTGCATACGTGAGCTTATTATTTGTCCTTATAGTATAGGTGGTTCCCGAAGGTCCCTTCAGGTGAGTCCAACTGTTATTTTCTGCACGTGTATTCCGGAATTTCCACAGACGCTCTTGGGCAGACGTGGGCAtcgttctctgtgaagtcgtcCCAGAACGCATGGATCCCCTGCCGGCGGTGTTCCGCGCGCTCGAAGGAACAAAAGCAATACCGTCTCCAAGGGGAGGCCGCGCTCAACCGTGCGCTACACGTCACCCCCTGTCGGGAGATATAATCGTCAGATATTTGGGCGTTGTCTGCTAGCCATATCCGGTTGAGCGTGGCCTCCGCTCGGAGGCGGTATTGGCATAGTTCGTTCGTGCGCCGGTAGGGGAGGGGACCACTACGCTATACCCGCTGGAGATATCAGACAACTATGTTCCACACAGCTCTTCTTTCGTTGAGTGCATTAAAAAACGGCTGGGACGACTGACTGACTCCTAAGTTTGCACGGGagcttgattgattgactggtaaaagggaaaaaaatggagatgttagtcccgagccactagGGACTGGCTACTCCTGGACGCGTACCTTTTTCCTATAGCAGCCATACGTGCCCGTGGAATGCGGCAGCATTTATTCAGCGAACGACCATGAAAACATCCTCTTATCAGGATAAACAGATAAGAAGAACTCGTTCCACATCGTACGTTGATGGCGTCCACTTATCGAGAATGTCACAGCAGCAGCGACAAGTCAAGTGTTATATGCGACTTCCGCCGAGGAAAGAGGTCATCTTGGGCCAGTATGCCAACGCTTATTCGTTCTCGTCGTTGGTCTATCTTCTCACGCATATCGCAACTATGTTTCACAATGAATACACCTGGCCACACACATGTAGATAACCCATTTAATTGCTCGCCATAAAGCTGAAGGATTGCAAAGTAAGCTATTACGCTCGTAAAAGAATCTGCTTCAGGTACTATAATGTAAGGCATGTAGTTGGTTCCCGAACACGGCATAATGTCGTGGCTTCCTCGATTGACTTGCGAAGCCTCTAGGTGGCTTGGAGCGCGATTCAGAGTACCACGGCTCTGGCGATTGCTACCTCTGGACTCTATACTACGTGGACCGCGCATGCATCGTTGCGTTGAAGCCGCTTTCCAGTGACACAAGTTCCTTGCAATTGGTCAACGACAGAGCGACATTACATCCTGGTGCATATTGTGAGGAAGgtgcccaagcagcaccccGATGTCGGGCCGACATCGGCCCGATGTACTCCTGCCGACACCCCCGATATCGGCCCAACATACACTTTGCAACACCGCCcagagttgggccgatgtcgggtCAGGATATTGGTCCGATATCATTTGGACATGCCGCCGATATCATTTCGATAGGCTACCGACATGCTACCGATTTGTGACTGATGTTGCACCAACAgaattttgtatttgtattcgcGTGTTCGCAATCGCAACTACAAAAACAATTTTACACTGGTTATTTGCGAGGAAACAACGTTTTATTTCTGCcattgtttcttactcatttcattttctgatggttTCCTTTGTTCCTCGTATTTCCCATGGCGGGCAATGAGTGCGGCGTTACAAAAGGCAAGACGAAAAAAAAGTTTAAATGCTCCTAGGACCACGAAGTGCAAGAAGCTTTCAAAAGGTACCGGCATTCCTTtcgaagcgaaaacagatactatatatttaatgtcttacgagcttccgcaaatttgAGAGCCCTGCTCGTCTCGGAATCAAAATGGTGGAGGTGACGTGTCTCAGTTTAATTAGCTCAAGCATACAAACAAGGCtaaaatgaggaattgcttcgaATATTAACTCGACATCAACGTAACAAATATGTTTCCTACTTGCTTTTCGCGCAAGACACCAAGCAAGTCCATGGAAAGCCAGTGTCAGCGTCATCTCGCTGGTGTCGGtcaacatcaagccgacattgccaacttcaaagtgatatcggttgcaagttggcattgtcggctacatgtcgcttatTTCGGTCAACACTGtcccgac contains:
- the LOC135399042 gene encoding uncharacterized protein LOC135399042 isoform X1 → MWTAVVTVVIIAQCVSGALGQTCSLERAQQCRDDLQRQTRQETRAYRGQEVTTLCTSVRENMACLMWHSANCQTKDQQERSGDLVLAGKSFLDRVCDLDRGWRVSRCYQYDDIKKCEASFVGGGKGLVASDACRLFIAYRTCVKDVVSRRCSREDEQQLPSYLIDRARELSWQCGGTVSEARDIHSVYRASGPAAYAPYTQGYPRATVSPGVPRYHNFSFVDSPSYAYTPPPAPVRSRDDSYCMVRASDALQECSRDHQRRQYNARKYYSDDRVREMCCATVEYRECIKLVLHDKCRDAGSSVVDSIIYQQTRELDYECRDFNAYRCAGCAVHVAKTTILLCLLAVFSKFYPRS
- the LOC135399042 gene encoding uncharacterized protein LOC135399042 isoform X3: MWTAVVTVVIIAQCVSGALGQTCSLERAQQCRDDLQRQTRQETRAYRGQEVTTLCTSVRENMACLMWHSANCQTKDQQERSGDLVLAGKSFLDRVCDLDRGWRVSRCYQYDDIKKCEASFVGGGKGLVASDACRLFIAYRTCVKDVVSRRCSREDEQQLPSYLIDRARELSWQCGGTVSEARDIHSVYRASGPAAYAPYTQDSYCMVRASDALQECSRDHQRRQYNARKYYSDDRVREMCCATVEYRECIKLVLHDKCRDAGSSVVDSIIYQQTRELDYECRDFNAYRCAGCAVHVAKTTILLCLLAVFSKFYPRS
- the LOC135399042 gene encoding uncharacterized protein LOC135399042 isoform X2, which codes for MRVRVTLRHRRGLSPSSLDGAVWGRQRWGPVGRPHERRELVGPTPDRFWSFVLATRICFDALRAWFPGQPLGYHAYVKKVHGVRSHVGWRVSRCYQYDDIKKCEASFVGGGKGLVASDACRLFIAYRTCVKDVVSRRCSREDEQQLPSYLIDRARELSWQCGGTVSEARDIHSVYRASGPAAYAPYTQGYPRATVSPGVPRYHNFSFVDSPSYAYTPPPAPVRSRDDSYCMVRASDALQECSRDHQRRQYNARKYYSDDRVREMCCATVEYRECIKLVLHDKCRDAGSSVVDSIIYQQTRELDYECRDFNAYRCAGCAVHVAKTTILLCLLAVFSKFYPRS